Proteins from one Pseudarthrobacter sp. BIM B-2242 genomic window:
- a CDS encoding VOC family protein, which produces MAGVVHFEIPTENKERANTFYESAFGWNLVPMQGMDYTSAITTPSDEQTGMPSTPGAINGALFPRTDSLKTPIITIDVEDLDAALAQVESAGGSVAQPKDAVPGMGWYAYFKDTEGNIMGLWQTDSSAGS; this is translated from the coding sequence GTGGCTGGAGTTGTGCATTTCGAGATCCCCACAGAAAACAAGGAACGCGCCAACACGTTCTACGAAAGCGCATTCGGCTGGAATCTGGTCCCCATGCAGGGGATGGACTACACCAGCGCCATCACCACGCCGTCGGACGAACAGACAGGGATGCCGAGCACGCCCGGGGCGATCAACGGCGCCCTGTTTCCGCGTACGGACAGCCTCAAGACCCCCATCATCACCATCGACGTGGAGGACCTTGACGCTGCGCTGGCACAGGTCGAATCCGCCGGCGGGTCGGTAGCCCAGCCCAAGGACGCCGTTCCCGGCATGGGCTGGTACGCCTATTTCAAGGACACTGAAGGCAACATCATGGGCCTCTGGCAGACGGATTCCTCGGCGGGCAGCTGA
- a CDS encoding DNA-3-methyladenine glycosylase, translated as MTIADAPARLAAAADASLRWHPDGPYSLQQTLGTLLRGTGDPSFSFRPDGLWMAFTTPDGPVTLHLTAAAGSGAGGVVDGAVDAQAWGPGSVAGLAGVPRLLGAGDDWTAFDEPAFHASLPRMVREARRRNLAVRLPSTGRMVDCLVPTILEQKVTVIEARRGYRYLMYRFGSPAPAAGTAAPEGLRVQPTPEQWLRIPSWEWHQAGVGPQRSATVMRALRSAVALERLSALPALEAAAKLQVIPGIGIWTAAEVVQRTHGCPDSIAVGDYHLAAYVGAALTGRRTDDAGMLALLEPWRGHRQRVVRMIGLSGFRKPTFGPRMTIQDHRRH; from the coding sequence ATGACCATTGCTGACGCACCCGCCCGGCTGGCCGCCGCCGCGGACGCGTCGCTCCGCTGGCATCCGGACGGCCCCTACAGCCTGCAGCAGACGCTCGGCACCCTCCTGCGGGGCACCGGCGATCCGTCGTTTTCCTTCCGGCCGGACGGGCTGTGGATGGCGTTTACAACGCCGGATGGCCCTGTCACGCTGCACCTCACCGCTGCGGCGGGTTCGGGAGCGGGCGGCGTCGTCGATGGTGCCGTGGATGCCCAGGCGTGGGGCCCCGGTTCTGTTGCCGGGCTCGCGGGCGTGCCGCGGCTGCTGGGTGCCGGAGACGACTGGACAGCCTTTGATGAACCGGCCTTCCATGCCAGCCTCCCCCGTATGGTCCGTGAGGCCCGACGCCGGAACCTGGCTGTCCGCCTGCCCTCCACCGGACGCATGGTTGACTGCCTCGTGCCCACCATCCTCGAGCAAAAGGTCACCGTCATCGAAGCGCGCCGCGGCTACCGCTACCTGATGTACCGCTTTGGCTCTCCCGCGCCGGCAGCGGGCACGGCCGCTCCCGAGGGTCTCCGCGTCCAGCCCACGCCGGAGCAATGGCTGCGGATCCCCTCGTGGGAGTGGCACCAGGCCGGAGTGGGCCCGCAGCGCTCGGCGACCGTCATGCGGGCGCTGCGGTCCGCCGTCGCGCTTGAACGGCTGTCCGCCCTCCCTGCCCTGGAGGCGGCGGCAAAGCTGCAGGTCATTCCCGGCATCGGGATCTGGACCGCGGCCGAGGTGGTGCAACGGACCCACGGCTGCCCGGACTCCATCGCCGTGGGCGACTACCACCTCGCCGCCTATGTGGGCGCTGCCCTGACCGGTCGCCGGACGGACGACGCCGGGATGCTGGCGCTGCTGGAGCCGTGGAGAGGCCACCGTCAGCGCGTGGTGCGGATGATCGGACTCAGCGGCTTCCGCAAACCCACCTTCGGGCCGCGGATGACCATCCAGGACCACCGCCGGCACTGA
- a CDS encoding ATP-binding cassette domain-containing protein, translating into MIHTDKLTKTFVVKKETVEAVKGVDIDVAPGELVAFLGPNGAGKSTTLRMLTTLLRPTSGSATVAGVDVAADPAGVRARIGYIGQGNGGGHSFRVIDELVMQGRFYGMNTTDATARAQELLTSLDLADLAKRTVVKLSGGQRRRMDVALGLMHSPRLLFLDEPSTGMDPQNRANLWEHIMRMRSEHGTTIVLTTHYMDEADLMSERVIVIDHGQIIADDTAARLKANLAGDLLAVEVAADSAGSVRGLLGRAAAGGEINENVYDGVVRFRLRLTEGARLAPALLKEMHDAGAPAQSLELKPPTLDDVFLELTGRNLREGANR; encoded by the coding sequence ATGATCCACACTGACAAACTGACCAAGACCTTCGTGGTCAAGAAGGAAACGGTGGAGGCCGTCAAGGGCGTCGACATCGATGTTGCCCCCGGCGAGCTTGTGGCCTTCCTCGGCCCGAACGGTGCAGGGAAATCCACCACCCTCAGAATGCTGACCACACTGCTCAGACCCACCTCCGGCTCGGCCACCGTGGCAGGCGTTGACGTCGCTGCCGACCCTGCCGGGGTGCGCGCCCGGATCGGTTACATCGGCCAGGGCAACGGCGGCGGACACAGCTTCCGGGTCATTGATGAACTGGTGATGCAGGGCCGCTTCTACGGCATGAACACCACCGATGCCACCGCCCGGGCCCAGGAACTGCTGACGTCCCTGGACCTGGCCGACCTCGCCAAGCGCACCGTGGTCAAGCTGTCCGGCGGGCAGCGCCGGCGGATGGACGTTGCCCTGGGCCTGATGCACTCGCCGCGGCTCCTCTTCCTCGACGAGCCGTCCACCGGCATGGACCCGCAGAACCGGGCCAACCTCTGGGAGCACATCATGCGGATGCGATCCGAGCACGGCACCACCATCGTGTTGACCACGCACTACATGGACGAAGCGGACCTGATGTCCGAACGCGTCATCGTGATCGACCACGGCCAGATCATCGCCGACGACACCGCAGCCAGGCTAAAGGCCAACCTGGCCGGCGACCTGCTCGCCGTCGAGGTGGCGGCGGACTCGGCCGGGAGCGTGCGCGGGCTGCTGGGGCGGGCCGCCGCGGGCGGGGAGATCAACGAAAACGTGTACGACGGCGTGGTCCGCTTCCGCCTCCGGCTCACCGAGGGCGCCCGGCTGGCGCCGGCGCTGCTGAAGGAAATGCACGACGCCGGCGCTCCCGCACAGTCACTGGAACTGAAGCCGCCCACGCTGGATGACGTGTTCCTGGAGCTCACCGGCCGCAACCTGAGGGAAGGAGCGAACCGCTGA
- a CDS encoding ABC transporter permease — protein MAVQSSFESVEKPSLGQVLRDTKYVFWREMLLPLRDPFSLVFSLLQPLVFLGLFGPLLGAAVGAPAFGGQSTLQWFLPGVVVMIALFGTSMTGSNLQYELMTGSYERILATPLSRSSLMIGRALKEWAPLVVQGLLIALVCIPFGFVFHPLHVLFGLVILGIFGIGLGALSYALALVSQNKEWIFWGVQQTLLFPLMILSGIMLPIEAGPDWMKTASLFNPLTYLVNAERELFAGSVGTDTLLGLLAAAATAAVGPVVGVRAINRNIS, from the coding sequence ATGGCTGTCCAGAGCAGTTTTGAGAGCGTGGAAAAACCGAGCCTCGGCCAGGTTCTCCGGGATACCAAATACGTGTTCTGGCGGGAGATGCTGCTGCCGCTCCGCGACCCGTTCTCGCTGGTCTTTTCGCTGCTCCAGCCGCTTGTGTTCCTGGGGCTGTTCGGGCCGCTTTTAGGCGCGGCTGTGGGCGCACCGGCGTTCGGCGGGCAGTCCACCCTCCAGTGGTTCCTGCCCGGCGTGGTGGTGATGATCGCCCTGTTCGGCACGTCCATGACCGGTTCCAATTTGCAGTACGAGCTCATGACGGGTTCCTACGAGCGGATTCTTGCCACGCCGTTGTCCCGCTCCTCGCTGATGATCGGCCGGGCCCTGAAGGAGTGGGCTCCGCTGGTGGTGCAGGGCCTGCTCATTGCCCTGGTCTGCATCCCGTTCGGGTTCGTCTTCCATCCCCTGCACGTGCTGTTCGGCCTGGTGATCCTGGGGATCTTCGGCATCGGACTCGGCGCGCTGTCCTACGCTTTGGCGCTGGTCTCGCAGAACAAGGAGTGGATCTTCTGGGGCGTCCAGCAGACGCTGCTCTTCCCGTTGATGATCCTGTCCGGCATCATGCTGCCCATCGAGGCCGGACCGGACTGGATGAAGACGGCCAGCCTGTTCAATCCCCTGACCTACCTGGTCAACGCCGAGCGGGAACTGTTCGCCGGGAGTGTCGGGACGGACACCCTCCTGGGCCTGCTCGCCGCAGCGGCGACGGCCGCCGTCGGACCTGTAGTTGGCGTGCGGGCCATCAACCGGAACATCAGCTGA
- a CDS encoding AMP-binding protein: MRAYTAGDTDVPLLEETIGENFERVAAEFPFHDALIEAAAVPGGDARRWSYTKMNDDVDRLARALLASGVAKGDRVGIWSPNCAEWTLLQYATAKAGAILVNVNPAYRSHELESVVRQNRMRVLVAAPSDRNSDYVGMARQALAGCPDLQELVFLPDHLVEGLDAGDPQSDQELTYAELLKRADAVGHSGLKARMAELDPHDPINLQYTSGTTGFPKGATLTHHNILNNGYSIGELLGYTEHDRVVIPVPFYHCFGMVIGNLAALSHGAATIIPGRGFTPAAALEAVQDFGGTSLYGVPTMFIAELALPDFPSYDLSTLRTGVMAGSVCPVEVMNRVIAEMHMVDVAICYGMTETSPVSTMTRNGDTMRQRTETVGRTMPNLESKIVDPGSGEVLERGEIGELCTRGYAVMKGYWDQPDKTAEAIDADGWMHTGDLARMDQDGYVVIEGRIKDMVIRGGENIYPREIEEFLFTHPAIQDVQVIGVPDDTYGEELMACIILKPGAEPLDTGAVADFCRGKLAHYKIPRYVDVRESFPMTVSGKIRKVEMREEAVARLGL; the protein is encoded by the coding sequence ATGCGCGCTTACACAGCCGGGGACACTGACGTTCCGCTACTCGAAGAGACCATCGGCGAGAATTTTGAGCGGGTGGCAGCAGAGTTTCCCTTCCACGACGCGCTGATCGAGGCGGCGGCAGTGCCGGGCGGGGACGCCCGCCGCTGGAGCTACACCAAGATGAACGACGACGTCGATCGCCTGGCGCGTGCGCTCCTCGCCTCCGGTGTTGCCAAGGGGGACCGTGTGGGCATCTGGAGCCCGAACTGCGCCGAATGGACCCTCCTGCAGTACGCCACTGCCAAGGCCGGGGCCATCCTTGTGAACGTGAACCCCGCCTACCGCAGCCACGAATTGGAATCCGTGGTGAGGCAGAACAGGATGCGGGTGCTGGTGGCCGCACCGTCAGACCGGAACAGCGATTATGTGGGCATGGCCCGGCAGGCGCTGGCCGGCTGCCCGGACCTTCAGGAGCTGGTCTTCCTGCCGGACCACTTGGTGGAAGGGCTCGACGCCGGCGACCCCCAAAGCGATCAAGAGCTGACGTACGCCGAGCTGCTCAAGCGGGCTGACGCCGTCGGGCATTCCGGCCTGAAGGCGCGGATGGCGGAACTGGACCCGCACGATCCCATCAATCTGCAGTACACGTCCGGGACCACCGGGTTCCCCAAGGGCGCAACGCTGACGCACCACAACATCCTGAACAACGGCTACTCCATCGGCGAACTGCTGGGCTATACCGAGCACGACCGGGTGGTGATTCCGGTGCCGTTCTACCATTGCTTCGGGATGGTGATCGGGAACCTGGCTGCCCTCAGCCATGGCGCCGCCACCATCATTCCCGGCCGCGGCTTCACCCCGGCGGCTGCGCTGGAGGCCGTCCAGGACTTCGGCGGGACATCCCTGTACGGTGTGCCCACCATGTTCATCGCCGAGCTGGCTCTGCCGGACTTCCCGTCCTACGACCTTTCCACGCTCCGCACCGGGGTCATGGCCGGATCCGTGTGCCCCGTCGAGGTCATGAACCGGGTCATTGCGGAGATGCACATGGTGGATGTGGCCATCTGCTACGGCATGACCGAGACCTCGCCGGTGTCCACCATGACCCGGAACGGTGACACCATGCGGCAGCGCACCGAGACCGTGGGGCGCACCATGCCGAACCTGGAAAGCAAGATTGTGGATCCCGGCTCGGGCGAAGTCCTGGAGCGCGGAGAGATCGGCGAGCTCTGCACCCGCGGCTACGCCGTGATGAAGGGCTACTGGGACCAGCCGGACAAAACCGCGGAAGCCATCGACGCCGACGGGTGGATGCACACCGGCGACCTCGCCCGGATGGACCAGGACGGCTACGTGGTCATCGAAGGCCGGATCAAGGACATGGTGATCCGGGGCGGCGAAAACATCTACCCCCGCGAGATCGAGGAATTCCTCTTCACCCATCCCGCCATCCAGGACGTGCAGGTGATTGGCGTCCCGGATGACACGTACGGCGAAGAACTTATGGCCTGCATCATCCTCAAACCCGGGGCGGAACCACTGGACACGGGTGCCGTCGCCGACTTCTGCCGCGGGAAACTGGCGCACTACAAAATCCCGCGCTATGTGGACGTCCGCGAAAGCTTCCCGATGACTGTCTCCGGGAAGATCCGCAAGGTGGAGATGCGCGAGGAAGCCGTGGCCCGCCTCGGGCTTTGA
- a CDS encoding putative quinol monooxygenase, giving the protein MSAPIDLQATFIPNDGEFFRVKLALEIAIDEVVNEPGCIRYELTEATEEKLVLTEQWASEEDLEKHSKGIAVQDLNESLSALLAEPVKVERI; this is encoded by the coding sequence ATGAGTGCACCCATCGACCTGCAGGCAACGTTCATCCCCAACGACGGCGAGTTCTTCCGCGTGAAGCTCGCCCTGGAAATCGCCATCGACGAGGTGGTGAACGAGCCCGGCTGCATCCGCTACGAGCTGACCGAAGCCACCGAGGAGAAGCTGGTCCTCACCGAGCAGTGGGCGTCCGAGGAAGACCTCGAGAAGCACTCCAAAGGCATCGCTGTGCAGGACCTCAACGAATCGCTGAGCGCGCTGCTGGCCGAGCCCGTGAAGGTCGAGCGCATCTAA
- a CDS encoding co-chaperone YbbN, giving the protein MATVDITGEQFASTIEGNDIVLVDFWAEWCGPCKQFGPTYSAVSEKHSDVLFTKVDTEAEQQLAAEAGITSIPTLMAFREKVLVFSQPGALNAQQLEQVVDAVKALDMDEVHAHVARSQAEAAAGSPAGAKTSGPQDGTQIPGA; this is encoded by the coding sequence ATGGCAACCGTAGACATCACAGGTGAACAGTTCGCATCGACCATCGAAGGCAACGACATTGTCCTGGTGGACTTCTGGGCTGAATGGTGCGGCCCCTGCAAGCAGTTCGGGCCCACGTACAGCGCCGTGTCGGAGAAGCACTCCGACGTCCTGTTCACGAAGGTGGACACCGAGGCCGAACAGCAGCTCGCCGCCGAGGCCGGCATCACGTCCATCCCCACGCTGATGGCCTTCCGCGAAAAAGTCCTGGTCTTCTCCCAGCCCGGTGCCCTGAACGCCCAGCAGCTGGAGCAGGTTGTGGACGCCGTCAAGGCCCTGGACATGGACGAGGTCCACGCCCACGTGGCGCGCTCGCAGGCGGAAGCCGCAGCAGGATCCCCGGCCGGTGCAAAGACTTCCGGACCCCAGGACGGCACGCAGATCCCCGGAGCATAG
- a CDS encoding ABC transporter ATP-binding protein — protein sequence MAQAISTRSLTKKFGHREVLHGVDFVVESGSVFGVIGPNGAGKTTTMRCLLDIIRPTSGEVRVLGKDPRLGGPKLRRRIGYLPGELFLEGRVTGRKLLSHYEAISGPVPPGRIDALAERLGLDLDRHTRKLSKGNKQKLGLVQAFMHHPELLVLDEPTSGLDPLVQQEFHAMVREAQHQGQTIFLSSHVLSEVQQTADTVAILRDGRIIAVESVSGLREGAVRHLRLTANGITAHDAGALLRGVPGVGHVEVLESNGTLTLSATLEGAIQPLVKALATLQLKDLVLEEPDLEESVLQMYSMPGDSRSKEAR from the coding sequence ATGGCCCAGGCTATTTCCACCAGGTCCCTTACCAAGAAATTCGGTCACCGCGAGGTGCTCCACGGGGTTGATTTCGTTGTCGAGAGTGGCTCCGTGTTCGGCGTGATCGGCCCGAACGGCGCCGGCAAGACCACCACCATGCGCTGCCTGCTGGACATCATCCGCCCCACGTCCGGTGAGGTCCGCGTCCTGGGCAAGGACCCGCGGCTGGGAGGCCCGAAGCTTCGACGCAGGATCGGCTATCTGCCCGGCGAACTGTTCCTTGAGGGCCGCGTGACCGGCCGGAAACTGCTCTCCCACTATGAGGCCATCTCCGGCCCGGTGCCTCCGGGCCGGATCGACGCGCTGGCCGAACGGCTGGGACTGGACCTCGACAGGCACACCCGCAAGCTGTCCAAGGGCAACAAGCAGAAACTCGGCCTGGTCCAGGCCTTTATGCACCATCCCGAGCTTCTGGTCCTCGATGAGCCCACCAGCGGGCTGGATCCGCTGGTCCAGCAGGAATTCCATGCCATGGTGCGCGAAGCACAGCACCAGGGGCAGACCATTTTCCTCAGTTCCCATGTGCTCAGCGAAGTCCAGCAGACGGCGGACACCGTGGCCATCCTCCGCGACGGCCGGATCATCGCGGTGGAGTCCGTCAGCGGGCTCCGGGAAGGCGCGGTCCGGCACCTGCGGTTGACGGCGAACGGCATCACAGCGCACGACGCCGGTGCGCTGCTGCGTGGGGTACCCGGCGTCGGGCACGTGGAGGTACTGGAGTCCAACGGCACCCTCACCCTGTCCGCCACGCTGGAGGGTGCCATCCAGCCGCTGGTCAAGGCCTTGGCGACGCTGCAGTTGAAGGATCTGGTCCTGGAGGAGCCCGACCTTGAGGAATCGGTGCTGCAGATGTATTCGATGCCCGGAGATTCGCGTTCCAAGGAGGCCCGGTGA
- a CDS encoding ABC transporter permease subunit: MSTALPLFRRAFFDSWRSTLAWAAGMAAAVFLYLPLYPSIGGSAQMEDLMNALPAEMTKALNYDQIATGPGYTQATLFGLLGFVLMTIASVGWGAAAVGGDEESGQLELTLAHGVTRVQVVLERALSLVLRVVLLAALVFVLVRALNDSALLDIVPENLFGAAVLFAGLALLTGTAALCGGAVSGRRTYGLAAGAGVGVLGYVFNAVGRQSPDVEWLLNLSPYHWAYGNSPVANGADWAAAGWIWGISAALVAVAAFAVDRRDVGA; encoded by the coding sequence GTGAGCACCGCCCTGCCGCTGTTTCGCCGTGCGTTCTTCGACAGCTGGCGCTCCACGCTCGCCTGGGCGGCCGGGATGGCTGCTGCCGTGTTCCTGTACCTGCCGCTGTACCCGTCCATCGGCGGGAGCGCGCAGATGGAGGACCTGATGAACGCCCTCCCGGCCGAGATGACCAAGGCACTGAACTACGACCAGATCGCCACCGGCCCGGGCTATACCCAGGCGACGCTCTTTGGCCTGCTCGGGTTCGTCCTGATGACCATCGCCTCGGTGGGATGGGGTGCTGCGGCGGTGGGCGGCGACGAGGAGTCCGGCCAGCTTGAGCTCACCCTCGCCCACGGCGTGACCCGCGTGCAGGTGGTACTGGAACGCGCACTGTCCCTGGTATTGAGAGTGGTCCTGCTCGCTGCGCTGGTCTTTGTACTGGTCCGGGCGCTGAACGATTCTGCCCTGCTGGATATCGTGCCGGAGAACCTCTTCGGCGCAGCGGTGCTCTTCGCCGGGCTGGCGCTGCTGACCGGAACCGCAGCACTGTGCGGCGGTGCCGTGTCCGGCCGGCGGACCTACGGTCTTGCGGCGGGTGCGGGCGTGGGCGTTCTGGGGTATGTCTTCAACGCCGTCGGCAGGCAGAGCCCGGATGTCGAGTGGCTGCTGAACCTGAGCCCGTACCACTGGGCGTACGGGAACTCGCCGGTGGCCAACGGTGCCGACTGGGCTGCGGCGGGGTGGATCTGGGGCATCTCGGCGGCCTTGGTGGCTGTGGCGGCCTTCGCTGTAGACAGGCGCGACGTCGGCGCCTGA
- a CDS encoding thioesterase family protein, producing MHLLLRTLLMLFTSTRRSPLTIWDTSSLPLRVLPTDIDIAMHVNNGMYFSLMDLGRFDLMVRSGVWKRMRRRGWSPVAAGETIAFRKSLQLWQQYTIETKIIGLDAKAIYFEQRMVSDGEIYARAYIATRLVNKGKPVSQEEILREFGNPPADLVLPEWIHEWRETNALPGSRTPAPHLWDATV from the coding sequence ATGCACCTGCTTCTGCGCACACTCCTGATGCTGTTCACATCCACCCGCCGTTCCCCGCTGACCATCTGGGACACCTCGTCCCTGCCGCTGCGGGTCCTGCCCACGGACATCGACATCGCCATGCACGTCAACAACGGCATGTACTTCTCCCTGATGGACCTGGGCCGGTTCGACCTTATGGTCCGCAGCGGCGTCTGGAAAAGAATGCGCCGGCGGGGCTGGAGTCCGGTGGCGGCGGGGGAGACAATCGCCTTCCGGAAGTCGCTGCAGCTGTGGCAGCAGTACACCATCGAAACGAAGATCATTGGCCTGGACGCAAAGGCCATCTACTTTGAGCAGCGCATGGTGTCCGACGGCGAGATCTACGCCCGTGCCTACATCGCCACCCGCCTGGTCAACAAGGGCAAGCCTGTCAGCCAGGAGGAGATCCTGCGGGAGTTCGGCAACCCGCCTGCCGATCTGGTGCTCCCGGAGTGGATCCACGAATGGCGGGAGACCAACGCCCTGCCGGGCAGCCGGACCCCCGCGCCGCACCTGTGGGACGCCACGGTCTGA
- a CDS encoding potassium channel family protein: protein MTQQRYRDLAEWPLMGTALVFLAAYAWQVVGRVESSGAGWLETVMWLTWGIFALDYAANLWLAEDRRRWFLWNLHELLIVALPFFRPLRLLRLVTLLSVLHRTVGETLRGRVVTYVAGSAALLVFVGALAVLDVEQSAPDAKILTFGDAVWWAVTTITTVGYGDMYPVTPIGRMVAAALMMSGIAVLGVVTASIASWLVQRVEESTEAAAESAEEPVRAELADLVSEIAALRRELAELAELKDPRSS from the coding sequence ATGACGCAACAACGCTACCGGGATCTTGCCGAGTGGCCGCTGATGGGGACGGCACTGGTGTTCCTGGCGGCCTACGCGTGGCAGGTGGTGGGCCGCGTTGAGAGCAGCGGCGCGGGATGGCTTGAGACGGTGATGTGGCTGACCTGGGGGATCTTCGCGCTGGATTACGCGGCCAATCTGTGGCTCGCGGAAGACCGCCGCCGCTGGTTTCTTTGGAACCTGCACGAGCTCCTCATCGTGGCGCTCCCGTTCTTCCGCCCGCTCAGGCTCCTGCGGCTGGTGACCCTGCTCTCCGTGCTGCACCGCACTGTCGGGGAGACCCTCCGCGGCCGCGTGGTCACGTATGTGGCCGGCTCAGCTGCACTCCTGGTTTTTGTCGGGGCGCTGGCGGTGCTGGACGTTGAACAGTCAGCGCCCGACGCCAAGATCCTGACGTTCGGTGACGCTGTGTGGTGGGCCGTCACCACCATCACGACCGTGGGTTACGGCGACATGTACCCCGTGACGCCCATTGGCCGCATGGTGGCAGCGGCCCTCATGATGAGCGGCATAGCCGTGCTGGGCGTGGTCACAGCGTCCATCGCCTCCTGGCTGGTCCAGCGCGTAGAAGAATCCACCGAGGCTGCCGCGGAGTCCGCCGAGGAACCGGTCCGGGCCGAGCTGGCTGACCTGGTGTCGGAGATCGCAGCACTGCGGCGCGAGCTGGCCGAGCTGGCCGAGCTCAAGGATCCCCGTTCCTCCTGA
- a CDS encoding LysM domain-containing protein, which yields MEQSPLNTSESPHRLTPGRKPVNNKLWAGMASAVVVASVTVASLAGPIATTPGAPAPAGAITTADPAIVRVARPLAPALLDDPYLGAVQAGAADAAAVPPPAAPPAEAPPAPEAPPAADTNLYTVVSGDTVGSIAARHGVDMNAMLAANGLGGYSTIVPGQVLKLTGPAVAAPAPVPVPAAAPVAAAAPAPAPAPVVPAAPPVRTIYVAGAGGQSMVDACIGPIHYTPNDGYSLFITEHDFCGGWARFSGIAVGETVSIPGYGTYTATARGQVPNPGTTNDVIRVFGGFPRAILQTCIPGTSQMLLIALN from the coding sequence ATGGAACAGTCGCCTCTCAACACATCCGAATCCCCGCACCGACTCACCCCAGGCCGTAAACCAGTCAACAACAAGCTGTGGGCAGGCATGGCGAGCGCCGTCGTGGTCGCCTCCGTCACCGTTGCATCATTGGCAGGACCCATAGCTACAACCCCCGGAGCACCTGCCCCGGCGGGTGCCATTACGACGGCGGACCCGGCAATTGTGCGCGTGGCCCGGCCGCTCGCCCCGGCACTGTTGGATGACCCTTACCTGGGCGCGGTCCAGGCAGGCGCTGCCGATGCCGCCGCAGTTCCACCTCCAGCGGCCCCGCCGGCTGAGGCACCGCCGGCTCCTGAAGCGCCACCGGCGGCCGACACCAATCTCTACACCGTTGTGTCCGGTGACACTGTAGGGTCGATCGCGGCCAGGCATGGCGTGGATATGAACGCGATGCTTGCCGCCAACGGCCTTGGCGGTTACAGCACCATCGTTCCCGGCCAGGTCCTCAAGCTGACGGGTCCGGCCGTCGCAGCCCCGGCGCCGGTGCCGGTGCCTGCGGCCGCGCCAGTGGCGGCCGCCGCTCCTGCCCCTGCGCCGGCTCCCGTGGTGCCGGCCGCGCCGCCTGTCCGGACGATCTACGTTGCGGGCGCCGGCGGCCAGTCCATGGTGGACGCCTGCATCGGCCCGATCCATTACACGCCCAATGACGGCTATTCGCTGTTCATCACCGAACACGACTTCTGTGGCGGCTGGGCGCGGTTCTCCGGCATCGCCGTGGGTGAAACTGTCAGTATCCCCGGCTATGGCACGTACACGGCAACGGCGAGGGGCCAGGTACCCAATCCCGGCACCACGAACGACGTCATCCGGGTCTTTGGCGGTTTCCCACGGGCGATCCTGCAGACCTGCATCCCCGGGACCAGCCAGATGTTGCTGATCGCCCTGAACTGA
- a CDS encoding CBS domain-containing protein yields the protein MSAVREFMTTDARCIKEDQTLEDAARMMQDLDCGSLPICGDDGKLKGMITDRDIVLKCVAAGHNPREMMARELASGKPHWVDADASVDDAIEIMERHQVRRLPVIADHKLVGILSQGDIARNYTEERVGELVEHISERHHMSA from the coding sequence ATGAGTGCAGTACGTGAATTTATGACGACGGACGCGCGGTGTATCAAGGAAGACCAGACGCTCGAAGACGCCGCACGCATGATGCAGGACCTGGATTGCGGATCATTGCCGATCTGCGGCGATGACGGCAAATTGAAGGGCATGATCACCGACCGCGACATTGTGCTCAAGTGCGTCGCCGCCGGACACAACCCCCGCGAGATGATGGCCCGCGAGCTCGCCTCCGGCAAACCCCACTGGGTCGACGCGGATGCAAGTGTTGATGACGCCATCGAAATTATGGAACGGCACCAGGTCCGGCGCCTCCCGGTCATTGCCGACCACAAACTGGTTGGCATCCTCAGTCAGGGTGACATCGCACGCAACTACACCGAGGAGCGTGTAGGTGAACTGGTGGAGCACATTTCCGAGCGCCACCACATGTCGGCCTAG
- a CDS encoding YajQ family cyclic di-GMP-binding protein, with amino-acid sequence MAGESTFDVVSKVDKQEVANALHQAQKELVQRYDFKGVGAEVDFSGEKILMKANSEERVLAVLDVLQSKLIRRGISLKSLDTGEPFASGKEFRLEATIKEGIEQDLAKKINKLIRDEGPKGVKSQIQGDELRVSSKSRDDLQSVMALLKDFDEADLQFVNFRS; translated from the coding sequence ATGGCAGGCGAGTCAACGTTCGATGTCGTAAGCAAAGTGGACAAGCAGGAAGTAGCCAACGCGCTGCACCAGGCGCAGAAGGAACTTGTCCAGCGCTACGACTTCAAGGGTGTAGGCGCCGAGGTCGATTTCAGCGGCGAGAAGATCCTGATGAAGGCCAACTCCGAGGAACGCGTCCTGGCTGTGCTGGACGTGCTCCAGTCCAAGCTGATCCGCCGGGGCATCTCGCTGAAGTCCCTGGACACCGGCGAGCCGTTCGCCTCCGGCAAGGAGTTCCGCCTGGAAGCCACCATCAAGGAAGGCATCGAGCAGGATCTGGCCAAGAAGATCAACAAGCTGATCCGCGACGAAGGGCCGAAGGGCGTCAAGTCACAGATCCAGGGCGACGAACTCCGTGTCTCGTCCAAGTCCCGCGATGACCTGCAGTCCGTGATGGCACTGCTGAAGGACTTTGACGAGGCCGACCTGCAGTTCGTCAACTTCCGCAGCTAG